Part of the Bacteroidota bacterium genome, ATGAAACAGGTTTGAAAGCGACATTAAAATATATGGGCATTGCATTACTAATTCCACCTTGTATTCCGCCTGAGTAATTTGTTTTTGTTATAATATGTTCGGCTACATTTTCAAACACATCATTATGTTCACTGCCTTTCATGCTTGCTGCTGCAAATCCACTTCCTATCTCAAATCCTTTTGCTGCATTTATTCCCATCATCGCTGCTGCTAGTGCTGCTTGCAGTTTGCCAAACACAGGCTCACCAAGGCCTACGGGAAGTCCTGTAGCAACACATTGTATCATACCGCCGAGTGTATCACCTTCCTCTTTTATTTGCAAAATTGCAGCTTGCATTTGCTTATCCAATTCTGCATCGGGGCAACGCGTTATATAATTATCTGTAGTATTTAAATCAAGACTATCATAGTTTTTATCAAGAATTATATTACCTATTTGTTTTACAAATGCGTTTATATATATTCCTTTTGTTTGTAAAAATAATTTCGCTATTGCACCTGCTGCTACCCAGTTTGCTGTCTCCCTGGCCGATGAACGTCCACCCCCACGGTGGTCACGGATTCCGTATTTTGTATAATACGTATAATCAGCATGTGAAGGACGGAAACTATTTTCTATAG contains:
- the aroC gene encoding chorismate synthase, yielding MNTFGNIFRITTYGETHGPAIGVVIDGCPTGLEIDIDFIQQQMARRRPGQSDISSPRNEDDIIEILSGVYESRSIGSPISIQIKNKDQQSKDYNTIENSFRPSHADYTYYTKYGIRDHRGGGRSSARETANWVAAGAIAKLFLQTKGIYINAFVKQIGNIILDKNYDSLDLNTTDNYITRCPDAELDKQMQAAILQIKEEGDTLGGMIQCVATGLPVGLGEPVFGKLQAALAAAMMGINAAKGFEIGSGFAAASMKGSEHNDVFENVAEHIITKTNYSGGIQGGISNAMPIYFNVAFKPVSSIKLPQNTVDQEGNDKTIQILGRHDPCVVPRAVPIVEAMTALVLADYYLLAKTQEKK